CGGAGTTCGAGGTGAAGACCGGCGAGCAGGTGGCGGCGGACGCCGCGGCCGGCCTGAAGGAGGGCCTCTCCTTCTTCAACAAGATCCTGCTCGGCTTCGCCGCGGTGGCGCTGCTGGTGGGCACCTTCCTGATCCTGAACACTTTCTCGATCATCGTTGCCCAGCGCACCCGGGAGCTGGCGCTGATGCGCGCCATCGGGGCCAGCGGCCGGCAGATCATCGGGTCGGTGGTGCTGGAGGCGATCGCGGTCGGGCTGATCGCGTCGGTGCTCGGCCTGGCGGCCGGCATCGGGGTGGGCGCGCTGCTGGCGTTCCTGTTCGGCAAGCTGGCCGGTGGGCTCACCCTGGCGGGCATCGGCGTGCCGGCGGCCGCGGTGATCGGCTCGTTCGCGGTCGGTCTGGTGATCACCGTGGTGGCGGCGTTGCTGCCGGCGCTGCGGGCGTCCCGGATTCCGCCGATCGCCGCCATGCAGGACGTGGCGACTCCGGACCGGCCGCTCACCAAGATCACCATCGCCGGGTCGGTGGTCACCGGCATCGGCGCCGTGCTGCTCTTCCTCGGGCTCAGCGGCAACGCCAGCGGTCAGACGCTGCCCACCATCCTGGGTGGGGTGCTGTTCGCCTTCATCGGCGTGGCGCTGCTGACGCCGCTGATCAGCCGGCCGGTGGTGAGCCTGCTCGGGGCGATCTTCTCCTGGTCGGTGCCGGGCAAGCTGGGCCGGCTGAACTCGGGGCGCAACCCGCGCCGGACCGCGATCACGGCAGCCGCCCTGATGGTCGGCATCGCGTTGGTCACCGGCGTCACGGTGATCCTCGACTCGGCCAAGGGCAGCATCAGCGCTCTCGCCGAGGACACCATCAAGGCCGAGCTGGTGATCTCCGGGGTGCAGGGCGGCCCGCGGCCGCCGAGCTTCGACCCGGGGGTGCTGGACCAGGCCAAGGCCCTGCCCGGCGTGCAGATGGTCGACGGCGAGTACGGCGACATGGCGAAGCTGAACGGCGAGAGCACCTGGGTCGCGGCGAGCAGCGACGTCGCGTCGCTGCGGCAGATCTTCGGTGCCAAGCCCACCGCCGGTGACATCGACCGGCTCAGCCCGACGCAGATGCTGGTCAGCTCGGACACCGCCGACTCCCGCGGCCTGTCGGTGGGCTCGACTGTGAACGTGCAGCTGACCCGGGGCGAGGCGCGGACGTACACGGTCAGCGGCATCTACGAGTCCTCGCAGCTGACCAACCCGGTGCTGCTGCCGGTGACGGCGGCGAAGGACTTCGCCATCCCGCAGCCCATCCAGGGCTTCATCCAGCTGGCCCCCGGCACTCGGGTCGCCGACGTGCAGCCCCGGGTGGAGACGCTGCTCGCGGACAGCCCCGAGGTGTCGGTGGCCGATCGGGAAGCGTTCATCGATCAGCAGACGGGTCAGCTCGACGGCCTGCTCACGATGATCCAGATTCTGCTGGCGCTGGCCATCGTGATCGCCGTGCTGGGCATCATCAACACCCTGGCGCTGTCGGTGCTGGAGCGGACCCGCGAGCTGGGTCTGCTGCGGGCGATCGGCCTGCGCCGCGGGCAGACCATGGGAATGATCACCGTGGAGGCGGTGGTGATCTCCGTGTTCGGCGCGCTGCTCGGCGTGGTGGTCGGCAGCGGCCTCGGCGCGGCCGTGGTCGAGGCGCTCAAGGACGAGGGGATCACCGACCTGATCCTGCCGTGGGGACAGATGGGTGTCTTCCTCGGTCTCGCCGCGATCATCGGGGTGGTGGCCGCGGTGCTCCCGGCGGTCCGGGCGGCAAGGATCAACGTCCTGGGCGCGATCGCCCACGACTGACCGCTCAACCACGAGACCCCGGCGCCACTCGCGGCGTCGGGGTCTCGTGCTGTGCGACCTGGCCGAATGTCCTCCGACCCGGACGTCGAGCTGCCAGGATGACCGTGCGGGCCGGGAGGGGTGACATGACCGACCAGGATGCCTACCAGCGGGCACTGGACAACGCCGAGCGGCTGCTCGGTCAGCCACTCGCGCTGCCCCTGGCTAACGGCGAGCCGCCGGTGGGGCAGGATTTCCGCCGCCTCGCCACCGTGCAGACCTTTGGCGAGGCGTGGCCCCGGGAGGGGTTGGACGTGCGCAGCCGCTGCCTGGTCTCGGTGGCGATCGCCGCAACCCTCGGCACCCACGAGCCGCTGCGCGGCCAGCTGCGCATCGCCCTGCACTCGGGGGTGACCAGGGAGGAGATCGTCGAGTTGTTCATCCACCTGGCCGCCTATGCGGGGGCCGCCCGGGCGTTCGACAGCTACCAGGTGGTCGCGGCGGTCTTCGCCGAGCGCCCCTGACCCGCGCCGGCCCCGGTCAGCCGGTCGCGCCGGCCCGGTTGACCAGCAGCGCGGTGAGCAGATCCAGGTCCGCGCCGGTCAGGCTCTCCACCTGGTGTACGCCGGGCATGTCCGGCAGGGGCGCCTCCGCGGGTACGGCCAGCACCGCCGCACCGGCGGCGAGCGCGCTGGCCACCCCGGTCGGCGAGTCCTCGATCGCCACGCAGCGGCCGACCGGCACATCCAGCAGCCGGGCGGCGGTCAGGTACGGCTCGGGGTGCGGCTTGGTCGCGACGACCTCGTCGCCGCAGACCACCACGTCGAAGCTGTCCCGCCCGAGGGTGTCCAGGGCGATCTCGACCAGTGGCCGGCCGCTGGAGGTGACCAGCGCGGTGGGGATGCCCGCCGCCCGGACCGCGCGCAGCAGGGCGAGCGCCCCAGGACGCCAGCGCAGCCCGCCGCGGAACAGCTCCAGGATCCGGGCGTTGATCCACGCCGCGCTGGCCTCCGGGTCCCGTTCGGGCTGACCCAGGTCGTCGTGCAGGATGCGCATCGACTCGGCCATGCTGGTGCCGACGATCGACCGGCGGGCGGCGATGGAGAGCTCGCCGCCGTACTCCCGCGCGAGTTCCTGCAGTGCGACGTCCCACAGCTTCTCGCTGTCGACCAGCGTGCCGTCCATGTCGAAGAGCACGGCGGCGGGGTGATGGCTGCTCAGCGGATCCTCCAGGGTCGTGGCGACACCGGCGATCCTGCCAGGGCCGGCCGCCGCCGGTGGCGGCGGCGGGCGCCGGGGTGACCGGGGCAACCCGCTCAGCCCAGGTCGCAGGCCTTCAGCGAGCGCTCGTAGCCGCGGAAGAACGACTCGGTGCGCTGCTCGGCGGTGCCGTGCGATCCCTCGGCGAACCACGGCTGGTTCGGGTCGTCGCCGACCGCCGCCACCCCCTCCCGGAACTCCTCCAGGTCACCCTCGGCCAGGCTCAGGTCGCCGGAACGCACCGAGTCACCGAGGTACGCCCCGGCCATGCAGTCGGCCTGCAACTCCTGCTGGATGGTGAAGCTGTAGTTGATGCCGAGCCGCACCTGGATGCCGTGGGCGTATTCGTGACCGAGCAGGTAGAACACGAACGCGTCACCGACCTGGCGGAACGCCCCAACCGACCAGGCGATGTCGTAGGCGATGAAGTCGCCCCGGGAGCAGTAGACCGCGTTGTTGCGCGGCAATGGTTGGCCGCCGCAGGACACCTCACCCGCCCGCTGGTACGGGGTGATCCGCCGGATGGGCTGGAAGCGCTGCCCGGACGCCTTGAACTGGGCCGCCCAGTACCGCTCGGCGACCGCCTGGGCGTCGGCGACGTCCTGCTCGAACTCGGCAACGCTGGTGGTGCTGTCGGCCCGGGTGGTGCTGGGCCCCGGCGAGGCCGCCGACCGGTCCGGTGCGGGGCGCTCACCCTCCGGTTCGGCCAGCCCACCGCCGGCGCACGCGACCGACACCAGCGCGGCGATCAGCAGGCCCGCCAGCGGACCTCGGGCAGCACGTCCTGATCGTGCCCTCACTGTGCCTCCCCTGGCGTCCGTGCTGAGCTAGGCAGTACCCCGACGATACGGCCGCCATGCCCACCACCTCATTCACGTGCGTGGCCGCCGGGTGGTTCACGGCTCAGGCTTGTGCACGGGTCAGGCCTGTGCACGGGTCAGGCGCGGTTCACGGCGTCGGGGTTGAACGGCCACAATGGGCCGGGGCGGATGTCGCCGTCCGGTGAGGAGAGTCGTCGTGCACGTGCTGGGCAGCCGCCGGCGCAGTCAGCCGGCCCCGCCGCACATCGTGTGGCGCTCGCTGCGCGACCCGTACGAGGCCGGCAGCCGGCCCTGGCTGGAACTGCGCGACGACGAGGTGGCGCCCCGGGTGGTGGCGGGCTACGCGCCGGTGCTGCTGATCTGGTCGTCCCTGTGGCCGCACCGGCCCCTCGACCGGATCCGCTTCGACCTGGCTCCCGGGCCGCCCGGGAGTCAGGACTGTGACCTGCGCTGGACACTCACCACCGACGGGGAACTGCCGGGCGAAAGCACCCTCGGGTACCTGCGCCACCGTCTCAACTACCTGATCAACAACCGGCTGCGGCTCTCCTACGGGCAGTAGATAGGTCAGCCCGTGCTGTCGCGGCCCCGCTGCCACAGGTCGCCCTGCTCGCCGTGCCGCTCGGCCTCGTACCGGTGCTGCCTTGCCCGCGCGTCCCGCCCGGCGGCATCGTCGTCCACGGATCGCAACCGCGCCCGATCACGCCACGCGACCACCCCGAACGCCGCACCCCCCACCGCGGCAAAAACCCCAACCACCACCCACACCGTCGTCATCCCGCCACGCTAACCACCCCCCACCACCCCCTCCCCGCGCCCGTCCCCCCGCACCCCAGTCTGTTGATCATGAAGTTATCGCCGGGTGGCACGGCGTGTCGTGACAACAACTTCATGATCGACGCGCGCTGAGGGGGTGGGGTGGGGAGTGTGGGGTCGTAGCTTGTCCGGGTGGGGTGGGTGGCTTCGACGTCTCTGGTAGAGCGGCGCCGGGGTGGCGCCGGAACAGGAGGGACCATCGTGAAGTACATGATCCTGCTCTACGGCTCGCAGCAGGACTACGACGTGCTGACCGGCCGGGCGACCGACCGACCGGCCATGTCGACCGAGCAGATCGCGGCCATGCACAAGCACATGGAGACGTTCCACCAGGCACTCGCCGAGTCCGGGGAACTGGTCGACGCCCGGGGGCTCAGCGAGCCGGTGCACGCCCGCCGCGTGCAGGTGCGCGACGGCGCGCCGGTGGTCACCGACGGCCCGTACCCGGAGACGCAGGAGGTGCTGGCCGGCTACACCATCGTGGAGTGCGCCAGCTTCGACCGGGCCACCGAGATCGCCGCCGGCCTGGTCGACCCGGACTCCCCCGGCGGGTACGTGGACGTGCGGCCGGTGCTGGACGGCGTCGAGGACCTGGCTGGCTGACCGGTGCCGGAGACCGCTCCACCCGTCGAGGACCTGCTGCGTACGCTCGCGCCGCAGGTCCTCGGCGCGCTGGTACGTCGCTACGGGCACTTCGACACCGCCGAGGACGCTGTCCAGGAGGCGCTGATCGCCGCGGCGAGCGGTTGGCCGCGCGATGGCGTACCGGAGAGCCCCCGCGGCTGGCTGATCACCGTGGCGTCCCGCCGGCTGACCGACCTGCTGCGCAGCGAGCAGGCGCGGACGCGGCGGGAGGACGCCGTGGCGCGGTGGGTGCTGCCCGAGCAGTGGCACGCGCCCGCCGCCGACCGACCGCCGGCGGACGCCGACGACACGCTCATCCTGCTGTTCCTGTGCTGCCATCCGGCGCTGTCGCCGGCCTCGCAGATCGCGCTCACGCTGCGCGCGGTGGGCGGGTTGAGCACCGCCGAGGTGGCCCGGTCCTTCCTGGTGCCCGAGGCGACGATGACCCGGCGGATCAGCCGGGGCAAACAAAGGATCCGGGCCAGCGGGCTGCGGTTCGCGCCGCCCACCGCCGCGGAGCGCGCCGACCGGCTCGCCGCCGTGCTGCACGTGCTGTACCTGATCTTCACCGAGGGGTACGCGCGCACCGCCGGCCCCGGCCTTCTGCGCGGCGATTTGACCGCCGAGGCGATCCGGCTGGCCCGGCTGGTGCACCGCCTGCTGCCGGACGATCCCGAGGTGACCGGCCTGCTCGCGTTGATGCTGCTCACCGACGCGCGCGCCCCGGCCCGGATCGGCCCGCACGGCGAGCTGGTGCCGATGGCCGAGCAGGACCGCGGCCGGTGGCGGGCCGACCAGATCGCCGAAGGGGTCGCTCTGATCACCGCGGCGCTGCCGCGCGGGATCGTCGGGCCGTACCAGCTCCAGGCGGCCATCGCGGCCGTGCACGACGAGGCGCCCAGCGCGGAGGACACCGACTGGGCCCAGATCACCGCCCTGTACGAGGTGCTGCTGGGTATCTCCGACAACCCGGTCGTGGCGCTCAACCACGCGGTGGCGGTGGCGATGGGCCGGGGCGCGCCGGCCGGGCTGGCGCTGCTCGCCGAGCTGGCCGACGACAGCCGGCTGGCCGACGATCCCCGCCTGCCGGCCGCCCGCGCCCATCTGTGGGAGCTGACCGGTGAACGGGTCGCGGCGCGGGAGGCGTACCGGATGGCGGCGGCGCGGTCGACGAACCTGGC
Above is a window of Micromonospora coriariae DNA encoding:
- a CDS encoding carboxymuconolactone decarboxylase family protein → MTDQDAYQRALDNAERLLGQPLALPLANGEPPVGQDFRRLATVQTFGEAWPREGLDVRSRCLVSVAIAATLGTHEPLRGQLRIALHSGVTREEIVELFIHLAAYAGAARAFDSYQVVAAVFAERP
- a CDS encoding ABC transporter permease; its protein translation is MFRATLKSLLARKVRLILSGLAVVLGVMFVSGAFVLTDTLGRSFDSVFADGFSEIDVNVAAKPKVEVSEVEGEQTANPLPAAVVERVEQIPGVASATGVVNADGARVIGSNGKVVTSFGPPQLGENWTGESELLQLREGRGPQADDEIVINKSLATAAKLQVGQKVGVLTAFESKKRDFTLVGILGYSGDRDSIGGVNEVFFTTPVAQRLMLGTPDTFSSVTVRAADGVSHEVLRDDVARSLGAEFEVKTGEQVAADAAAGLKEGLSFFNKILLGFAAVALLVGTFLILNTFSIIVAQRTRELALMRAIGASGRQIIGSVVLEAIAVGLIASVLGLAAGIGVGALLAFLFGKLAGGLTLAGIGVPAAAVIGSFAVGLVITVVAALLPALRASRIPPIAAMQDVATPDRPLTKITIAGSVVTGIGAVLLFLGLSGNASGQTLPTILGGVLFAFIGVALLTPLISRPVVSLLGAIFSWSVPGKLGRLNSGRNPRRTAITAAALMVGIALVTGVTVILDSAKGSISALAEDTIKAELVISGVQGGPRPPSFDPGVLDQAKALPGVQMVDGEYGDMAKLNGESTWVAASSDVASLRQIFGAKPTAGDIDRLSPTQMLVSSDTADSRGLSVGSTVNVQLTRGEARTYTVSGIYESSQLTNPVLLPVTAAKDFAIPQPIQGFIQLAPGTRVADVQPRVETLLADSPEVSVADREAFIDQQTGQLDGLLTMIQILLALAIVIAVLGIINTLALSVLERTRELGLLRAIGLRRGQTMGMITVEAVVISVFGALLGVVVGSGLGAAVVEALKDEGITDLILPWGQMGVFLGLAAIIGVVAAVLPAVRAARINVLGAIAHD
- a CDS encoding RNA polymerase sigma factor, translating into MPETAPPVEDLLRTLAPQVLGALVRRYGHFDTAEDAVQEALIAAASGWPRDGVPESPRGWLITVASRRLTDLLRSEQARTRREDAVARWVLPEQWHAPAADRPPADADDTLILLFLCCHPALSPASQIALTLRAVGGLSTAEVARSFLVPEATMTRRISRGKQRIRASGLRFAPPTAAERADRLAAVLHVLYLIFTEGYARTAGPGLLRGDLTAEAIRLARLVHRLLPDDPEVTGLLALMLLTDARAPARIGPHGELVPMAEQDRGRWRADQIAEGVALITAALPRGIVGPYQLQAAIAAVHDEAPSAEDTDWAQITALYEVLLGISDNPVVALNHAVAVAMGRGAPAGLALLAELADDSRLADDPRLPAARAHLWELTGERVAAREAYRMAAARSTNLAQQRYLNARADRLADDSGAGR
- a CDS encoding YciI family protein — its product is MILLYGSQQDYDVLTGRATDRPAMSTEQIAAMHKHMETFHQALAESGELVDARGLSEPVHARRVQVRDGAPVVTDGPYPETQEVLAGYTIVECASFDRATEIAAGLVDPDSPGGYVDVRPVLDGVEDLAG
- a CDS encoding HAD family hydrolase, yielding MLFDMDGTLVDSEKLWDVALQELAREYGGELSIAARRSIVGTSMAESMRILHDDLGQPERDPEASAAWINARILELFRGGLRWRPGALALLRAVRAAGIPTALVTSSGRPLVEIALDTLGRDSFDVVVCGDEVVATKPHPEPYLTAARLLDVPVGRCVAIEDSPTGVASALAAGAAVLAVPAEAPLPDMPGVHQVESLTGADLDLLTALLVNRAGATG
- a CDS encoding neutral zinc metallopeptidase; the encoded protein is MRARSGRAARGPLAGLLIAALVSVACAGGGLAEPEGERPAPDRSAASPGPSTTRADSTTSVAEFEQDVADAQAVAERYWAAQFKASGQRFQPIRRITPYQRAGEVSCGGQPLPRNNAVYCSRGDFIAYDIAWSVGAFRQVGDAFVFYLLGHEYAHGIQVRLGINYSFTIQQELQADCMAGAYLGDSVRSGDLSLAEGDLEEFREGVAAVGDDPNQPWFAEGSHGTAEQRTESFFRGYERSLKACDLG